From Sphingobacterium bambusae:
CAAGCTTGATAACATCACCGAATTGTTCTCTTGTATTTTTACCGAAACAAAGTTCGACTCGTGCTTCTGCGAGGTGTTGTGTTGCATTTTGCCATGAACTTCGTGATCAGGATTGATCAACTCGAGTTCCATAAACAATTGACAGCCGTTACAGATTCCTACAGATAGGGTATCAGGTCGAGCAAAGAAATTTTCCAGTGCTTTTTTTGCTTTCTCGTTGTACAGAAATGCTCCTGCCCATCCTTTAGCAGAACCCAGCACGTCTGAATTGGAAAAACCACCTACCGCGCCAATAAACTGAATGTCTTCCAACGTTTCCCTGCCAGCGATTAAATCCGTCATATGCACATCTTTCACGTCGAATCCGGCAAGATACATCGCATTGGCCATCTCGCGCTCAGAATTGGACCCTTTTTCGCGGATGATTGCCGCTTTCGGACGGGAAGTCAGGGTCGTTGTGTCTGGTTTCTTACCCGTAAATTGCGTAGGAAATGTATATTGAAGAGGCTGGTTTTTATAGTTGGCGAAGCGCTCCTCTGCCGTACCATTTTTAGCCTGCTTCTGATCTAATAAAAACGATGTTTTGAACCAAGTGTCGCGTGTTTCGGCGATGTTGAACGTGAAAACATCTGCGTTGTTTTTGATCGTAGCTTCGGTACCTTCTTTAGCACTTCCTATTTTAACCGCGGCAATACCAGCGCTTGCTAACGTTGCTTCGAACGATGTATCATTTCTCGCTTGCAATACCAACGCAATATTTTCGTTGAAGAACGCTTTTACGGTGTCGGCTTCGTTCAATCCGGATAGGTCGTAATCTGCAGCCAAGTCCACATCGGCAAAGGTCAGCTCCAACAGCGTTGTCGCCAATCCTCCCGACCCTACGTCATGACCCGCAATGATTTGATCTTCATGGATAAGATGTTGGATCGTATTAAAGGCTTTCTTGAAGTAGTCCGCATCTTGTATAGTCGATACCTCATTACCAATCTTATTGTTGATTTGAGCAAAGGACGACCCTCCGAGCTTTAATTGATCTTTCGAAAGGTTTATGTAGTAGATGGATCCTGCATTTTTCTTTAAAACAGGCTCCACAACTTTGTTGATGTTTGTACAGTTTCCACCAGCGGAAATAATCAAGGTACCTGGCGCGATGACATGGTCACCATCTGGGTACTTCTGTTTCATGGATAAGGAGTCCTTTCCAGTGGGGATGTTGATGCCCAGAGCGATCGCAAAATCAGAGCATCCTTTTACGGCTTGGTATAAACGAGCATCTTCACCTTCGTTATTACATGGCCACATCCAGTTGGCAGAGAGTGATACTCCAGCTAAGCCATTTTTTATTGGTGCAAACACCAAGTTTGATAGCGCCTCGGCAATGGCGTTGCGGGATCCCGCAACAGGATCAATCAAAGCCGTTAACGGAGAGTGACCAACGGTGGTCGCTATACCTTCCGTTGATTTATAGTCTAGTGCCATGACCCCCACATTATTGAGCGGTAACTGCAAGGAACCTACACATTGTTGTTTGGCAACGCGTCCGCCCACACAGCGGTCTACTTTGTTGGTCAACCAATCTTTAGAAGCTACCGCCTCTAATTGCAATACCTGATTCAGGTAAGCCGGTATATTTTCTACGTTATAGCTAAGGTCAGCATAGCTGCGGGTGATTGTTTTGTCGTTCATCACCGTCTTCGGTGAAGATCCGAAAAAGTCCGCCAAATCGTAATCCATTGGCTTTTCGCCCGATGATGATGAGGCAAAGGTGAAGCGGTGGTCTCCCGTGACATCACCTACGGTATACATCGGGGAACGTTCCCGATCAGCCACTTTCTGTAGCTGCTCAATATCTTTTTCTGCAATAACCAAGCCCATACGCTCCTGTGACTCATTACCAATAATCTCTTTCGCGGATAGGGTAGGGTCACCTACAGGCAACTTATCGAGGTCAATGAGACCTCCTGTTGCTTCCACAAGCTCCGAAAGACAGTTTAAGTGTCCGCCAGCACCGTGGTCATGGATCGATACAATAGGGTTGTGATCAGATTCTACGAACGCGCGTATCGCATTGGCAGCGCGTTTTTGCATTTCTGGATTCGAACGTTGAATGGCATTCAATTCGATGCCCGAGCCGAAGGCTCCGGTCTCTGCCGAGGAAACTGCTGCACCACCCATACCGATGCGGTAGTTTTCGCCACCCAAAACGACAATTTTATCGCCTTCCTGTGGCTCGTGTTTTTTCGCTTGGCTTAATTTTCCGTAGCCAATACCGCCGGCTTGCATAATCACTTTATCGTACCCCAGTTTTCTGCCGCCCTCTTCGTGTTCGAAGGTCAAAACTGATCCTGTGATCAAGGGTTGACCAAATTTGTTACCGAAATCGGATGCACCGTTGGATGCTTTTATCAGGATATCCATGGGTGTTTGGTAAAGCCAAGCACGTTCTTCAACGCCCTTTTCCCAAGGACGGTCATCCAATAATCTCGAATAAGCGGTCATGTAGATAGCTGTTCCCGCTAGTGGAAGCGCACCCTGTCCGCCGGCCAAACGGTCGCGAATTTCACCGCCTGATCCTGTGGCAGCGCCTGCGAAAGGCTCTACTGTTGTCGGGAAGTTATGCGTTTCTGCTTTCAGGGAGATAACAGAGTCGAACGTTTTCTCGGCATAAAAATCAGGTTTGTCACCCGATAGTGGTGCAAATTGCGTCACCTGCGGCCCTTTTATAAAGGCCACGTTATCTTTATAGGCCGAAACGATGTCGTTAGGGTTCGTCTCGGAAGTCTTTTTGATAAGTTTGAATAAGGAGGTTGGCTGTTCTTCACCGTCGATCACAAAAGTACCATTGAAGATCTTGTGTCGGCAGTGTTCTGAATTGGCCTGTGAAAAGGCGAAAATTTCAGAGTCCGTTAATTTCCTGCCCAGCTTTTCTGCTAAATTATGTAGGTAGGTCACTTCCTCAGCACTTAAAGCCAAGCCTTCTTGTTTGTTATAGGCTTCAATATCATCGATGTCCAGAATTGGCTCGGGCTGTATATTGATGCTATACATTTCTTGTGTAAGCGCGGTATATTTCTGCGAAATCATCGGGTCAAAATCCGAAAATTCTGCATCTACCGGATTGAATTCTTCGATGCGGATGATGCCTTGTATCCCCATGTTTTGGGTAATTTCTACTGCGTTTGTACTCCAAGGAGTCACCATAGCAGCGCGTGGCCCTACATAATGGGCGTCAAGCGTTGTCTCCGCAAGTTTTTTAGCATTTCCAAAGAGCCAGTTGAGTTTCGAAATATCTTCTTGGGATAGTTCTTGTTGCGTTTGCACACCGTAAACAGTGTTGCTGGGGTTCACAAAGAAAAGAATCATTATAACTGTGTGTGTTGAACGTTCGTCAAATCAAAGCACAAAGTTACGGAATATTTTGATGAGAAATAGCGAAATTCTAAATTCTGATGCATCTAAGGAAATCAAGGAAGCACGAGTCAGAATTTTGTGTAGACTCACCGTTAAGCCAAGTGGTTTTGCTTGACAGACACGAAGTTATTATTGGTCGTAATATTGGTGAATTTTATCGGTCGCCTTGGAGATCATCGGGGCTTTCCGGTAAGTAGAAGAATTCAAGTTCTTTAGGGGCTGCGATACGACGACAACTGCCATTTTGCAACAAGAGGGTCTCTGTTGCAATCGCTAACACGTCACGGTAGTTATGATCAGAGATGATGAAACCTTTCGTGTCGGCAAACTTCGCAATCAAATCTGAAATTCTTTGTATTGCAAGGGGCTCCAGTCCGGTAAACGGTTCGTCAAGAAGTAGGAAATCAGTAGGTTGGTAAAGAAGTAAGCAAATTTCCAAATACCTACGCTCTCCACCAGAAAGTTGGTAGACACGCTTGCTGATCAAAGGGGTGATACCACTATCGTTTGATAGCGCATGTTGCTCTGCCTCGTTGAGGACAAGAAGTTTGATTAATTTAAAGACTTTTTCGTTGCTGGGGAGAAAAGAATCCTGTGGCAGATAGCCCACCTTTCCACTCAAGTAAGGCTTTGTGCTTCTTTTTCCGTTTATTAAGATATGACTGTGTTGCGCTTTAATAGAGCCAAAGAGAATCTTGAGTAAGGTCGATTTCCCAGCACCATTTCGACCCAACAAGCCGACAATGTCACCTGTTCGGCATTTTATGTATGCCCCCGTGATAATCGGTCGCGTTCCGACGTATCGAAACTCAACGGAGTCTGCGTAAAATTCGTTTATTACCTCCATAGGATTATGACGAATAGGTTTATTGCCAATACTAGTAAAACATTGGCAATAAAGCCAAATGCGTATAATCTAGGAAACGACATGCGCATATTAAAGTAGAGGTATTGCGTACGTTTTCCAAAATAATGAAAAGCAAGTGCCGTTATGCCATGACCGATAGTCGTGAAAACTAATGAAAATGAGATGAGCATTGGAATGGGATGAAAAGATAGATCTAAAGGGGACAGTACTGAAAATAAAAAAGATAATGCGACGTTGACCAGAAGTGTGTTTTTATAGTGATATAAGTAAAGTTTATAAGGCATCGCTCTGTTGTTTCATGATTTGTTTTGGTAGGAGGATACTTCATCCATGCCGTAGATGGAAAACGATTCTAGGATAAATATAACAAAAAATCAATAATTATCTTAGCGCGTACTTGTCTTCTTTCCATAAGATGAAAAGAGTAGGACACTTAAAAAATCTTGCCGTTAAATGGGAGGCAACGTTCTAAAATTCTATCTTTGTGCTTTAAACAGAATTTCGAGATGAATATTTCCTATAATTGGCTTAAAAATTACATAAATACAGATAAAACACCGGAGGAGCTTTCGCTTATCTTGACCGATATCGGCTTAGAAGTTGAGTTGTTGGAGAAAGTACAGCAAATTCCGGGAGGTCTTGAAGGCCTTGTTGTGGGAGAGGTGAAGAGCTGTGAGCAACATCCGAACGCCGATAAATTGAAAGTTACGACTGTTGATGTTGGTGCTGAAGAATTACTGCACATTGTTTGTGGAGCTCCCAATGTACGAACGGGGCTCAAAGTAATTGTTGCACCAGTAGGAGCTAGCTGTCATCCGACGACTGGAGAGCCTTTTAAAATTACGAAATCCAAGATAAGGGGTGAAGTTTCCGAAGGGATGCTTTGTGGTGAAGATGAGATTGGATTGGGCAGTTCGCATGCCGGTATCGTCGAGTTGGCGGATAGCGCCGTTATTGGATCTTTGGTACGGGATTATTTTGAAATAAAAGACGACTATCGATTCGAAATCGGCTTGACACCAAACCGTGCCGATGCCGCATCCCATTTGGGGGTTGCGCGAGATCTTGCCGCCTATTTCCGGGAGGCCTACTCTTCAAGCGATGTGTCTGCTTTCCGCGAAGGGGAAAAGGCGGCGGTGACAGTTGAAGTGGCTGACGCGGATCTAGCACCACGTTACGCAGGCGTTACCATCTCTGGATTGACGGTTGCCGAATCTCCCGACTGGTTGAAAGAACGTTTGCAAACGATCGGGATTCGTCCGATCAACAATATCGTCGATGTGACGAATTATATTTTGCATGATTTAGGGCAACCGCTGCACGCATTTGATCTGGATAAGATCAGTGGTAACAAAATTATCGTACGCAAAGCCGCTGAAGGAGAACCTTTCGTTACGTTAGACGGCGTAGAACGCACGCTTTCTGCCGAGGATCTGGTGATTGCAGACGCCGAAAAGCCGATGTGTATCGCTGGTGTTTTCGGGGGCGCAGATTCGGGCGTGTCTCAATCGACAACAGCTATATTCTTAGAATCAGCGTATTTCAATGCTGTTTCTGTGCGTAAGACATCAAAAAGACATAACTTGAAGACCGATTCGTCTTTCCGTTTTGAGCGCGGGACAGATCCAAATATGCCTTTATACGCTTTGCAAAAAGCTGCCTTGCTTATTCAGGAGGTTGCCGGCGGCGAGATTAGTTCCACGGTAACGGATCAATACCCTAACCCTGTATCACCTTTTATTTTTGAGGTAAGCTACGAGCGTGTTCAACGCTTGATTGGCAAGGCTATTCCCGCAGAAGAGATTAAAGCTATCCTGCTGGCTTTAGGAATCGGCGTTACGCCGATCAGTGAAGATGTGATTAATGTGAGCGTACCGGCCTACAAAGTTGATGTAACCCGTGAAGTGGATGTTATTGAGGAGGTGTTGCGTATCTATGGCTACAACAACATCGAGCTGCAATCCCAAATCAAGTCATCACTCAATACAACCGAAAAACCGGATAAAGAGGTCGTGTTGAACCAAATTGCGGATATGCTCATTGGCAACGGCTATCGCGAAATATTGAACAATTCGTTGACGAAACTGGCCTTTGTAGAAAATGAAGAGACTGCGGTACGCTTGGTAAACCCGTTAAGCTCAGATCTTGATACGATGCGGCAAAATCTATTATTCTCGGCTTTGACGAGTGTGTCGTATAATCAAAAACGCAAGCGCCCGAATGCCAAGTATTTCGAGTATGGTAAATCCTACTTCAAGAACGAGGAAGGCTATACCGAAAAACAACATCTAGCTTTAACATTGGCCGGAAACCAAGTAGACGAAAATTGGATCGTTGGCGACAAGAAAAGTAGTTTTTATCATATCAAAGCTGCGGTCGATCAGATCGTTCGTCGCTTAAATATTTCTGGACTACAGTTGGTAGAGGCTTCGGGTGAATATTTCGACTATGGCTTAACCTACATGAAAGGACAGAAAGCTCTCGTGACGGTGGGCGCTGTATCGGTTGAAAACCTGAAGAAAGCGGATGTGGACGGCTCCGTGTTTTTTGCTACATTTGATTGGGATTTGGTGCTTAAAGTGATCCGTAAGAATGAAATCAAGTATCAAGAGGTTTCCAAATTTCCTGCGGTGCGTCGTGACTTAGCGCTGTTGGTAGATGATGCGGTTACGTTTGAGCAACTGAAGGTGGTTGCCAGCAAGACCGAGCGCAAGCTATTGAAAGAGGTGTCGATATTTGATGTCTATAAAGGGGATAAACTGCCAGAAGGGAAGAAGTCTTATGCGCTGAGTTTTATCCTGCAGGACGAAGAAAAAACGTTAAACGACAAACAGATTGACGGCATAATTAAAAAATTAATGCTTAACTTTGAAAAGGAGACAGGAGCGACCGTTCGCTAAGTCTCGCATTCAATAATTGCGAAGTAAAATTATATGGCTACA
This genomic window contains:
- a CDS encoding ATP-binding cassette domain-containing protein — its product is MEVINEFYADSVEFRYVGTRPIITGAYIKCRTGDIVGLLGRNGAGKSTLLKILFGSIKAQHSHILINGKRSTKPYLSGKVGYLPQDSFLPSNEKVFKLIKLLVLNEAEQHALSNDSGITPLISKRVYQLSGGERRYLEICLLLYQPTDFLLLDEPFTGLEPLAIQRISDLIAKFADTKGFIISDHNYRDVLAIATETLLLQNGSCRRIAAPKELEFFYLPESPDDLQGDR
- the pheT gene encoding phenylalanine--tRNA ligase subunit beta translates to MNISYNWLKNYINTDKTPEELSLILTDIGLEVELLEKVQQIPGGLEGLVVGEVKSCEQHPNADKLKVTTVDVGAEELLHIVCGAPNVRTGLKVIVAPVGASCHPTTGEPFKITKSKIRGEVSEGMLCGEDEIGLGSSHAGIVELADSAVIGSLVRDYFEIKDDYRFEIGLTPNRADAASHLGVARDLAAYFREAYSSSDVSAFREGEKAAVTVEVADADLAPRYAGVTISGLTVAESPDWLKERLQTIGIRPINNIVDVTNYILHDLGQPLHAFDLDKISGNKIIVRKAAEGEPFVTLDGVERTLSAEDLVIADAEKPMCIAGVFGGADSGVSQSTTAIFLESAYFNAVSVRKTSKRHNLKTDSSFRFERGTDPNMPLYALQKAALLIQEVAGGEISSTVTDQYPNPVSPFIFEVSYERVQRLIGKAIPAEEIKAILLALGIGVTPISEDVINVSVPAYKVDVTREVDVIEEVLRIYGYNNIELQSQIKSSLNTTEKPDKEVVLNQIADMLIGNGYREILNNSLTKLAFVENEETAVRLVNPLSSDLDTMRQNLLFSALTSVSYNQKRKRPNAKYFEYGKSYFKNEEGYTEKQHLALTLAGNQVDENWIVGDKKSSFYHIKAAVDQIVRRLNISGLQLVEASGEYFDYGLTYMKGQKALVTVGAVSVENLKKADVDGSVFFATFDWDLVLKVIRKNEIKYQEVSKFPAVRRDLALLVDDAVTFEQLKVVASKTERKLLKEVSIFDVYKGDKLPEGKKSYALSFILQDEEKTLNDKQIDGIIKKLMLNFEKETGATVR
- the purL gene encoding phosphoribosylformylglycinamidine synthase, which gives rise to MILFFVNPSNTVYGVQTQQELSQEDISKLNWLFGNAKKLAETTLDAHYVGPRAAMVTPWSTNAVEITQNMGIQGIIRIEEFNPVDAEFSDFDPMISQKYTALTQEMYSINIQPEPILDIDDIEAYNKQEGLALSAEEVTYLHNLAEKLGRKLTDSEIFAFSQANSEHCRHKIFNGTFVIDGEEQPTSLFKLIKKTSETNPNDIVSAYKDNVAFIKGPQVTQFAPLSGDKPDFYAEKTFDSVISLKAETHNFPTTVEPFAGAATGSGGEIRDRLAGGQGALPLAGTAIYMTAYSRLLDDRPWEKGVEERAWLYQTPMDILIKASNGASDFGNKFGQPLITGSVLTFEHEEGGRKLGYDKVIMQAGGIGYGKLSQAKKHEPQEGDKIVVLGGENYRIGMGGAAVSSAETGAFGSGIELNAIQRSNPEMQKRAANAIRAFVESDHNPIVSIHDHGAGGHLNCLSELVEATGGLIDLDKLPVGDPTLSAKEIIGNESQERMGLVIAEKDIEQLQKVADRERSPMYTVGDVTGDHRFTFASSSSGEKPMDYDLADFFGSSPKTVMNDKTITRSYADLSYNVENIPAYLNQVLQLEAVASKDWLTNKVDRCVGGRVAKQQCVGSLQLPLNNVGVMALDYKSTEGIATTVGHSPLTALIDPVAGSRNAIAEALSNLVFAPIKNGLAGVSLSANWMWPCNNEGEDARLYQAVKGCSDFAIALGINIPTGKDSLSMKQKYPDGDHVIAPGTLIISAGGNCTNINKVVEPVLKKNAGSIYYINLSKDQLKLGGSSFAQINNKIGNEVSTIQDADYFKKAFNTIQHLIHEDQIIAGHDVGSGGLATTLLELTFADVDLAADYDLSGLNEADTVKAFFNENIALVLQARNDTSFEATLASAGIAAVKIGSAKEGTEATIKNNADVFTFNIAETRDTWFKTSFLLDQKQAKNGTAEERFANYKNQPLQYTFPTQFTGKKPDTTTLTSRPKAAIIREKGSNSEREMANAMYLAGFDVKDVHMTDLIAGRETLEDIQFIGAVGGFSNSDVLGSAKGWAGAFLYNEKAKKALENFFARPDTLSVGICNGCQLFMELELINPDHEVHGKMQHNTSQKHESNFVSVKIQENNSVMLSSLAGSTLGVWISHGEGKFNLPYGEDQYAIVAKYGYEAYPHNPNGSDFNTAMMCDKTGRHLVTMPHIERSTFQWNWANYPENRQDEVSPWIEAFVNARSWIEKQAK